TGCTATCGCGTTCCCCCGATGGTCCTGCGTTTTCAACCGTGTAATCAATTATTGGTAATTTTGCATGGCTGTTTGTGATGTTATTAATCTCATATCTTATGCTCTGTAAATACGAGATAGTGTGATTCACGGAAAACGCATGTCATCCGACAGTTCTTTGTATTAATTGTTAAgatattctttttcttatcttCCTGTTTCCTTATAAATACCTAGTCTTCGTCACTGGAATTCATTGTCAGTATCACTGGTACTCTTTCAACTGCATGTAGCATTAGTTATCGATAAAATGGTGTACATAAATCCGGCAAACGTAATTAATTTACTGGTAACGGCTCTACATATATCCAGTAAACCACCGTCTCCTGTTAATCATAGGGAAATCGAACTATCAGAAATTATACATACTATGATACTTGATAGTATGAACGAAGTTTCATTTACAACCGACTATGTTACGACCCTGGAATACGAAGATCTAGCGCGGCCTCAAGAATGTGAGTTTGTTGAAGAGGGTAATATCGAGGAAAACGTTAGTAGCAATGAATTTGATGAGAGGTGTGTCTCGGGTGAAAGTGGTAACGTAGACCTCAATTATAAATCTCGAGCTGTTGAATTTTGGAGAAGCGGTGAAAAAACGCGCAGGACTCTCGACAGTGTACAACATAAATTTAGAAAAGTTAAATCAGTTAAACAACTGTATCAATGGGAAGAAACATTGGCGAGAGGTGGTACACGCAGAGAGAAGATATTATCAATAGTGAAGTATGTACTGGACAAATTTCAGGCTGCTATGAATCAGGGCTCCTTTGTGCATGACATGGATATAAAGCAATGGGCGCTAGAAGCAAAGGAGGACGTCGACCTTCCTACATTTAAAGCTGGCCATACCTGGATCATGAATTTCAAAAAAGCGCACAACATCGTTTCAAGAAAGGTTACAAAATTCATCAGTCGTTCCACACAACGGGACAAGCAACAATTACAATTGACATCCACCGACTTCGTAAACCGGGTAAAACCATACATTGCTATGTACAATCCAAATAACGTTTACAACGCTGATGAGAGTGGATTTAATTTGGAAATTCATTCTGGTCGTACGTTATCGTACCGTGGTAGAAAGACCATAGAAGCATCCGTGCAGTCAGTATCCTCAACTACACATAGTTATACGATTCTCCCTACCATTTCCGCGAGCGGTCATTTACTGTCACCCCTATTTATGGTGTTAAAAGAAACTAGTGGGGAATTTGGACCCAGGGTAGAAGAAAGCTTATTTAGACCGGCTAATGTGTATGTTACTGCTTCAAAATCTGGGAAGTTGACATCGCACCATTTCAACATTTGGCTTAAAGAAGTCTTTTTACCAAAGACTGGACTTCAAAGTGTTCTGTTACTTGATTCGTGGAGCGGCCATTGTCCTTCGACTTTTCAGCAAAGTATTCCGGCTGACAAAGAACTTATTACGTTAACCATACCGAAAGGAACAACAGGTTTGATACAACCGCTGGATGTTTACGGTTTTCGGGTATGGAAAAATTTTGTGAGAACTTTTTCAGATCGGGTGTTACTATATGATCTTGATATAAATTTACATCTGCGAAATAATATTATCAAACTGCAATCTCTCACACACAACCAGTTGTCTTCTCCGAGATTCcgggaattatttaaatactctTGGTATAAAAGTGGATACCTTGAACAAAGGCCAGACCAGTAATTTGAAAATCCAGTAGatttctgtttcaaatttccTGAAGTATATAACCTGCCTCGTTGTAATATGTGTGATAAGCCTGCTATTATAAGATGTGCTTGTTGCAAAAAGTATCTATGTATAGAACATTTCTTTGATGCACATCACCTATGTGAAAACTATGTTGAATGAGATACATGTATAAACCTATTCAAAAtaggataaaatattaaattagtatgaaacaaatgtttatgTATGGATATATGTGATATAGTATGTAACATGTCATCAATCTTGATGTAATATCTTATATTATGCTATTATTATGTTATCATACTCAATATCGTCATGTATTAGGAAATGCAACGAAAACAAGATATCTGAATATGTAATTTACTGTGTGTTTTTAGCGCGGAATCGCGCGCACGGTGTACGTTTCGTCGTGTATCTGCATAAGTCGATGGTGTATAGTAAAATTAGTATACATGGTTGAATTCAGAATAAAAcaagtaatatttttagttattatcaaaatgtagaaattctttaaaataacgtaaaaaaaaattttctttttaagaaaaaaaacttgttttaaaattttcttaatgtAAATTTATAGCGCTCATTGTACCATTAAACTTTTAcctaaaacatttttttgtatttcatgTATTTTAAAAGATATACGCGAAAAAGTGGAAACGCCGATTTGACTTCGAGGGTTGTTTTCACACCCTTAAAGGGCGATTGGGCACGAATGAAGCATACCGTTATTCTTGTCTTGGATCACTCTATAAACCTACAAAGTTTCATTCAAATCCGGGAGTGACGGTTCGCGGTGTTCCTGTAAGTGCTGACGTACAATAATGTTCAACGTATCACATCGGTACCGATTACATTTAAATTGTACCCGTGTTATCAATCTGTACAGTCCCTCACACCACGAAGACACTGTTCGACGAGtgcccatttttttttttttttttcaacaaacGTGACGCGTTGCCAACAAGTACGGGCAACGAAACCGCGTTACGAACTTTCACTCTTAATCGTGCCATTGTTTTTCAATATGGCCAACGGGAAGAAGCGTGACGCGTAAAACGAAACGTTCCTTGATCACGCTCGTGTGGCCCTCGTCCGTGTTACGGGGCGTGTGGACCCCGTGGCGGCGAAGATGACGCTCCCAACGAAGTCCAGTATCCACGGTCCGATCGAAACTTGTCCCAATTTTGCGCAACGAAAGCTCGTCGAGGAAACGAGCTAATCAAAACCCTAATTATACAACAACGTGCACGATTTATCTTATAATTACGCGAGCGTCGTCAACGTAAATTAAATTGTTGTTCGATGCGCGAACAACGATTTATGGATCTgtttagaaatatttcggacGCTTCACGGATCGATCACAGAACGATTATGGCTTCCTCTCGGAGCTGGAAACGCGTCTGGTCAACTGTTGATGGATGTTGGCGCCATTTTGATCCTTGGTCAAGACGCTGGGTACACTTTCCTTCTTAATGGTCGGTGGGGTCACGGATGTTGCGCAGCTACGTTTGCCGGGAACCACACCACGGATGAACATTCCTGCGCATGCCCATGGAAAAGCCCTGTGGatcaacattttcgattaaATTGATGACCGATAGGGATTCTGGTTCGGTGAACGATACGATACGAAGTGTTAAGGGTAAATATGTGGAAGTTGTTATTGGTACGAAAGGAATATCGCCTTTATTGTTATTTGAGTTTAGAGGAAAtggtaaaattaagaaaattttttaaggTCGATTAAAATTTGATCCACCTTCGATTGTACTGTTTGAAATAATTGAGATTAGGTCTTTAAACGGAATAAGAACAAActaaataaaagtttatttggaagaatgaactaaaaaaaatttatttgaaagaataaataaaaaaaagtttatttaaaagaataaactaaaaaatatttatttggaagaataaataaaataaaaatttattaggaAGAATAAACCAAATATTAGGAATAAAATATGTACAGATATATTATTAGGCAATTATTTTGACGAATCTTAGTGGTTAGGCGAATTCATGGATTAAATTAAAACGTTAATAATATGTAACGTTTGCGCAAACGGAAGTAGACAAGTCTAATATCTATACTCCCACTAGGTCATTCAGGTTTATTCGTACTTTCTTATCCGAGACGTACTCGTTGTCTCGTTTTGATCTCTCCAATCCAATCTGTAGAATATATTCCGtgtgtaataaatattgtactattgacttctttaatatttatatttctgccTTCAGAAGCTAAATTCATAAGattttttaacattatttatttattcattctaTATGTAACAATACACTTCTTCTTTTCGCGTGTAACAATTTACTTGTATGTGCTTTTCCGTTtgtgaatataaataattaaaagaatatatatttctcaattttctaCCCATTGACGaagatttgtaaaatttttttaatatcatcTTTTCATTTCTTCCACCTGTAACAGTGTATTTTCTCAACTTATTGTCAATTTATTTATACAGATGTTTtactaatataaataaataaaataaaatatacacatttttcaattttatacccATTTACGAAGATTCGTCGTAATTGCTACAATTGGCTCGCGATAGTCCAATTTGTATAATACGTTGACGTCTTTAGGTTACTCAAGAAGATAACGATCCTCAATTGTTTCTAACGGTACAATCGAGGGTCTCCGTTCCGTTGTATCGCAATGGTACAATTTTTACCATTAGTATTAATCGAAAGATTTTACCATTTCAGGACGAGAAGTATGTAGAGGTAACCCGGCACCACTGCGATTTTCTCGTTACACCTCATGGCGGACACCACTCGGTCTGCTACTTCATTTGGGCCAAGCCTTGGGACGAATCTGAAGGGAACAGAGCCGTGTGTACGTGTTCGTGATAACTATACACCGTGTGTAATAGTACTCATACGACGGTACTCATTTAATACAGGCACAAACATGTTTATACCTAGGCGAAACGTCTCCGAACATGCCAGTACTACGAATGAAAAACGGACATACGACCGTGGTATTGATGTTATATCCATCAGCCTAAAAGATACAATAagcaatataaaaaaatgtacctgagaacaattttcgaaggagagttctctctttctttttttcttttttttttctcaaatgcGGGATTTTTAACGAGTACGAAGAAATACTCTGGGAacagcgtttaacgttttaatatatatatatttctcgcgACACAAGGCGATTTTaaggtaatttaaaaaaaaatataaacaacatTGTTACCGCTAGTTCCATGTGGAGGGATTCCTCGAAGCCAACAGCGGCAAACTTCGACGTGCAATAGTCCACCAATTTCGGTACCCCTATGTGACCAGCTAGACTGGCTATGCTCACGATGTGGCCCTTGTTTTCCGCCATCATCGAAGGTAAGAACGCCTTCGTCGTCTTAAAGAAAACATTGTTGCCCTCAGCTTGCGAAAACGTGGCACCATATACGCGCGTTGTTGTTTCGGAATCgattatagaaattattcgcgATGTTTCCACGATTCGCGATCGTCCTAAAAGGTAGGGTAGTTTCGATGACTATTATCGAGGGAGGTTCAGTACGACGAGAACGATGGGTACtagattgtttaataagttttgtagtttttgtaaaaagatactatgacacttcaactttgaacgactgtaaatatacgaacgagtcgaccgatctacgtgaaactttacatatg
This window of the Ptiloglossa arizonensis isolate GNS036 chromosome 5, iyPtiAriz1_principal, whole genome shotgun sequence genome carries:
- the LOC143146975 gene encoding estradiol 17-beta-dehydrogenase 11 — encoded protein: MSFLRSTGDVIGFLILTVISIVESIVRLMIPMKYKMKSIAGEVAVVTGGGGGLGRLVALRLANLGAIVVVWDVNKAGTEETVKLVQAAGGTCYGYVCDLCDREDVYKKAALVKEEVGKVTILINNAGVASGMKFMDTPDKLIIRTMEVNVMSHFWTTKAFLPSMMAENKGHIVSIASLAGHIGVPKLVDYCTSKFAAVGFEESLHMELAADGYNINTTVVCPFFIRSTGMFGDVSPRFVPRLGPNEVADRVVSAMRCNEKIAVVPGYLYILLVLKWAFPWACAGMFIRGVVPGKRSCATSVTPPTIKKESVPSVLTKDQNGANIHQQLTRRVSSSERKP
- the LOC143146974 gene encoding uncharacterized protein LOC143146974 → MVYINPANVINLLVTALHISSKPPSPVNHREIELSEIIHTMILDSMNEVSFTTDYVTTLEYEDLARPQECEFVEEGNIEENVSSNEFDERCVSGESGNVDLNYKSRAVEFWRSGEKTRRTLDSVQHKFRKVKSVKQLYQWEETLARGGTRREKILSIVKYVLDKFQAAMNQGSFVHDMDIKQWALEAKEDVDLPTFKAGHTWIMNFKKAHNIVSRKVTKFISRSTQRDKQQLQLTSTDFVNRVKPYIAMYNPNNVYNADESGFNLEIHSGRTLSYRGRKTIEASVQSVSSTTHSYTILPTISASGHLLSPLFMVLKETSGEFGPRVEESLFRPANVYVTASKSGKLTSHHFNIWLKEVFLPKTGLQSVLLLDSWSGHCPSTFQQSIPADKELITLTIPKGTTGLIQPLDVYGFRVWKNFVRTFSDRVLLYDLDINLHLRNNIIKLQSLTHNQLSSPRFRELFKYSWYKSGYLEQRPDQ